From Algoriphagus sp. NG3, the proteins below share one genomic window:
- a CDS encoding endo-1,4-beta-xylanase, giving the protein MKQLYVKYFSVLAISVGLGSCVEHIETDNYQVEKPASIAAQEELNAYGVLRTYVDSVAYPNFKLGGAVEMSQYSSRGVMYRLINSNFDEITAGYGMKHGAIVQANGNMDFSGLNATIEAASAAGTSIFGHTLVWHANQNATYLNSLLEPLIVVSPPFKNELDLSAPMNGAWEGWETSGDVEIASGEGMGEGTDAFMLKSISGSSPESVQLITPDIPVIPGKVYEVIAYVKSDVPGLGGISFEGLSNNNPAIDWMGTGVDSTAFETSISWQEIRFTISDFEGDSFKMKFNFGYTPSASYSIDINNLYVYDTKGDPVISNLIADGDFENGTGWGGWGNDSSRGITEDGMGFGGSGKAFYVTNPSLTGGFWEVQTAYDLAEPLTNGQEYKLSFWVKGDAEGIIRPELQSPDYSSNGFGQVGVTKEWKQVQLSTIATAGDRQRFVISYGEFAGTVYLDNVVLSSAEATGGSTTLVPKTEEEKFSIVSGEFERWMQGMLAASKDYVKAWDVVNEPMDDANPSELKSGIGMSDIPDDLFFWQDYLGKDYAVKAFELAEQYGNPDDILFVNDYNLEYSLEKCQGLIDYVNYIESKGVTVDGIGTQMHISIDSDKEKIVTMFKMLAATGKLIKVSELDVRVNSTNPSSEILQLQREMYKFVAEMYAEHVPAAQRYGITIWGVTDSSDNANWLPGEKQGLWDINLNRKPAYAGFAEGLEGM; this is encoded by the coding sequence ATGAAGCAATTATATGTCAAGTATTTTAGCGTTTTAGCTATCTCAGTAGGACTTGGATCTTGTGTGGAGCATATAGAAACCGATAATTACCAAGTGGAGAAGCCGGCAAGTATAGCTGCCCAGGAGGAGCTGAATGCTTACGGGGTTCTGCGTACCTATGTGGACTCTGTCGCTTACCCCAATTTCAAGTTAGGTGGTGCAGTAGAAATGTCCCAATACTCCAGCAGAGGGGTGATGTACCGCCTTATCAACAGCAACTTCGATGAGATCACCGCAGGCTATGGCATGAAGCATGGCGCAATAGTCCAAGCGAATGGAAATATGGATTTCTCCGGTCTGAATGCCACTATCGAAGCAGCTAGTGCTGCGGGGACTAGCATTTTTGGACATACCCTAGTCTGGCATGCCAATCAAAACGCCACTTATCTAAACAGTCTTTTGGAACCTTTGATCGTTGTTTCACCTCCTTTCAAAAATGAGCTGGACTTGTCTGCTCCTATGAATGGGGCGTGGGAAGGCTGGGAAACTAGTGGAGATGTGGAAATTGCATCCGGTGAAGGGATGGGTGAAGGAACTGATGCCTTTATGCTGAAATCTATATCAGGTTCTTCTCCTGAAAGTGTGCAACTGATTACTCCTGATATTCCAGTGATTCCAGGGAAGGTCTATGAAGTGATCGCTTATGTCAAATCCGATGTGCCTGGCTTGGGAGGGATTTCGTTTGAAGGCTTGTCAAACAATAATCCGGCAATTGACTGGATGGGTACAGGAGTAGATAGCACAGCCTTCGAGACCAGTATTTCCTGGCAGGAAATCAGGTTTACAATAAGTGATTTTGAAGGAGACTCTTTCAAAATGAAGTTCAACTTCGGTTATACGCCTTCTGCTTCTTATTCCATTGATATCAATAATCTATATGTGTATGATACAAAAGGAGATCCAGTGATCAGCAATTTGATTGCGGACGGGGATTTTGAAAACGGAACTGGCTGGGGAGGCTGGGGCAATGATTCCAGTAGAGGTATCACGGAGGATGGAATGGGGTTTGGTGGTAGCGGCAAAGCCTTCTACGTCACAAATCCTTCTCTTACCGGAGGTTTTTGGGAAGTGCAGACAGCTTATGATCTGGCCGAACCTCTAACCAATGGTCAGGAATATAAATTATCATTCTGGGTAAAAGGTGATGCGGAAGGCATTATCAGACCAGAACTGCAGAGCCCTGACTACTCCTCCAATGGATTTGGGCAGGTGGGTGTGACTAAAGAATGGAAGCAGGTGCAATTGAGTACCATTGCGACTGCAGGTGACCGCCAGCGTTTTGTTATTTCTTATGGGGAATTTGCAGGCACAGTCTATCTGGACAACGTAGTCCTGAGCAGTGCAGAGGCCACCGGTGGTTCCACTACTTTGGTACCGAAAACTGAGGAGGAGAAGTTTTCCATTGTTTCAGGGGAATTTGAGCGTTGGATGCAGGGAATGTTGGCAGCCTCTAAGGACTATGTGAAAGCATGGGACGTAGTGAATGAGCCTATGGATGATGCTAATCCTTCTGAACTCAAATCAGGCATAGGCATGTCCGATATCCCCGATGACCTATTCTTCTGGCAAGATTACCTAGGTAAAGATTATGCTGTCAAGGCATTTGAACTGGCTGAGCAATACGGAAATCCTGATGATATTCTATTTGTGAATGACTATAATCTGGAGTATAGTTTGGAAAAATGCCAAGGGCTGATCGATTATGTGAATTATATCGAAAGTAAAGGTGTGACGGTCGATGGCATAGGTACACAAATGCACATCAGCATAGATTCGGACAAGGAGAAGATTGTAACTATGTTTAAAATGCTGGCCGCTACCGGTAAACTGATCAAGGTATCTGAGCTGGACGTGCGGGTGAATTCGACCAATCCTTCCTCAGAAATACTTCAGTTACAACGGGAAATGTACAAGTTCGTGGCAGAAATGTATGCGGAACATGTTCCCGCAGCACAACGCTATGGAATTACTATTTGGGGAGTTACCGATAGTTCGGATAATGCCAACTGGCTACCGGGCGAAAAGCAGGGGCTTTGGGATATCAACCTGAACAGAAAGCCTGCTTATGCCGGATTTGCAGAAGGGCTTGAAGGAATGTAA
- a CDS encoding DUF4870 domain-containing protein, whose amino-acid sequence MKRNLDDLIKLDDLLKKGIITEDEFNREKDRILGGSPTRIPGDLFGLNENTYCFLLHISVFLGFVHILLALVAPVVLWTLNRQTSQLVDEHGKNVVNWVLSFFIYMTICFIVIFPITGMFHLPINISHNFNLLTSLYSGLFPITILLLIGILFVLIGAFKASNGQIWKYPLAIPFFKR is encoded by the coding sequence ATGAAACGCAATCTGGATGACTTGATTAAACTGGATGACCTATTAAAAAAGGGCATTATTACCGAAGATGAATTTAACCGCGAAAAGGATAGGATTTTGGGAGGAAGTCCGACGAGGATACCTGGGGATTTATTTGGCCTGAACGAAAATACCTATTGCTTTCTTCTTCATATATCTGTGTTCTTGGGCTTTGTTCATATTTTATTGGCTCTCGTGGCACCGGTAGTTCTATGGACTTTGAATAGACAAACGAGCCAACTTGTTGACGAGCACGGAAAGAATGTGGTTAATTGGGTATTGAGTTTTTTTATATATATGACTATATGCTTTATTGTCATTTTCCCTATTACTGGAATGTTCCATTTACCAATCAACATTTCACATAATTTCAATCTGCTTACTTCACTTTACTCAGGATTGTTCCCTATCACTATTTTGCTATTGATAGGCATTCTGTTTGTTCTTATCGGAGCATTTAAAGCCAGCAATGGGCAGATCTGGAAGTATCCATTGGCTATTCCCTTTTTTAAACGTTGA
- a CDS encoding alpha/beta hydrolase-fold protein yields the protein MKQILFILIFILTFSSSICYSQMENPPIKEDFKPSSKNQPGKEYPQVNSQGYARFRVEAPDAQSVNVSLGLGGRGGTDLTKDAEGVWTGTTAGPMDEGFHYYHLTIDGGVFNDPGAKNYYGSTRWESGIEIPAHDQDFYALKNVPHGHVQQILFPSPSTSTSRRAFVYTPPGYSAESSKRYPVLYLQHGWGEDETAWSNQGHANLIMDNLIAEGKIEPFLIVMTYGMTNEVKFGGLRDFKIEPFQTVLVDELIPYVDANFRTIADQEHRAMAGLSMGGMETHTITLNKPEVFSRYALLSGGVYTPKQLKDSPKPELIFISAGSKENPERVIAAVNALKEAGFNAVSYVSEGTAHEFQTWRRSLYELAPLLFSK from the coding sequence ATGAAGCAGATTTTATTTATATTAATTTTCATTTTGACTTTCAGTAGTTCAATATGCTATTCCCAGATGGAAAACCCTCCGATAAAGGAGGATTTCAAGCCCTCATCCAAGAACCAACCCGGCAAGGAATACCCTCAGGTAAATTCCCAGGGATATGCCAGGTTCAGAGTAGAGGCACCGGATGCCCAAAGTGTCAATGTGAGTTTGGGGCTTGGAGGTAGAGGAGGGACTGACCTCACCAAGGATGCTGAGGGAGTCTGGACAGGAACTACTGCCGGTCCCATGGACGAAGGGTTTCACTACTATCATCTGACCATAGACGGAGGTGTGTTCAATGATCCCGGTGCCAAGAATTATTATGGTTCTACCCGTTGGGAAAGTGGAATAGAGATTCCTGCACATGACCAGGACTTTTACGCGCTTAAGAATGTGCCTCATGGCCATGTTCAGCAAATCCTTTTTCCCTCACCTAGTACCAGCACCTCCAGGAGGGCATTTGTCTATACACCTCCAGGGTATAGTGCAGAATCGTCCAAGCGTTATCCGGTACTGTATCTACAGCATGGATGGGGTGAAGATGAGACAGCTTGGAGCAATCAAGGGCATGCAAATCTTATCATGGATAACCTGATTGCTGAAGGCAAAATAGAGCCTTTTCTTATCGTAATGACCTATGGGATGACCAATGAAGTGAAGTTTGGAGGGCTAAGAGACTTTAAAATAGAGCCTTTTCAGACTGTATTGGTTGATGAATTGATCCCCTATGTGGATGCCAATTTTAGGACAATTGCAGATCAAGAACACCGCGCTATGGCGGGACTTTCCATGGGCGGAATGGAAACACATACGATTACCCTTAACAAGCCGGAAGTTTTTTCACGATACGCTTTGCTCAGCGGAGGAGTTTATACTCCTAAGCAATTGAAGGATTCTCCAAAGCCTGAATTGATTTTCATCAGTGCCGGAAGCAAGGAAAATCCTGAGCGGGTCATAGCTGCGGTCAATGCTCTAAAAGAAGCGGGTTTCAATGCGGTTTCCTATGTTTCCGAAGGTACTGCTCACGAATTCCAAACTTGGAGGCGGAGCCTCTATGAGCTTGCTCCTTTACTGTTTTCAAAGTAA
- a CDS encoding endo-1,4-beta-xylanase, with product MIFKSTLIFVLFALIFPLQPPKNEGLKDIFSNSYHIGVALNSRQVNSSDEKVNAVIQENFNSLSPENGLKWQLVHPELDQYNFEFGDEYVALGEKIGAFTIGHCLVWHQQVPRWVFVDDNQQQLSKEALISRMEEHIETVAGRYKGKIHGWDVVNEAFNEDGSYRESDWYKISGKDFMKAAFRKAHEVDPEAELYYNDYNVWRASKRKGILDFAKEMVAEGIKVDAIGMQGHYQLDSPTLEEIEQGIIDIHEAGFKVMITELDVDVLPRPNRAEGADLNMNFANSDEYNPFKDGITPEAEARLAQRYADIFDIYERHKDKITRVTFWGLGDRNSWLNNFPVRGRTNYPLLFDRNLDPKNEVIEKIARVVK from the coding sequence ATGATATTTAAAAGCACTTTAATATTTGTACTATTCGCATTGATATTTCCCCTCCAGCCTCCGAAAAATGAGGGGCTGAAAGATATATTCTCCAACAGTTACCACATCGGGGTGGCACTTAACTCAAGACAAGTGAACAGTTCTGATGAGAAAGTCAATGCAGTCATTCAGGAGAATTTCAATAGCTTAAGCCCTGAAAATGGGCTAAAATGGCAATTGGTGCACCCAGAACTTGACCAGTACAATTTCGAATTTGGGGATGAGTATGTGGCGCTGGGTGAAAAAATCGGAGCATTCACGATCGGACATTGCTTAGTCTGGCATCAGCAGGTGCCACGTTGGGTGTTTGTGGATGATAACCAGCAACAGCTTTCTAAGGAAGCTTTGATCAGCAGGATGGAGGAGCACATAGAGACGGTAGCGGGGAGATACAAGGGTAAAATCCATGGTTGGGATGTCGTCAATGAGGCATTTAATGAAGACGGCTCTTATCGGGAGTCAGATTGGTATAAAATATCCGGTAAGGATTTTATGAAAGCCGCCTTCCGCAAGGCCCATGAGGTGGATCCTGAGGCAGAATTATACTACAATGACTACAATGTATGGAGAGCATCCAAACGTAAAGGAATTCTTGACTTCGCCAAAGAGATGGTGGCGGAAGGAATCAAAGTGGATGCGATAGGAATGCAGGGACACTACCAACTTGACTCACCTACTTTGGAAGAAATCGAGCAGGGAATTATTGACATCCATGAGGCTGGTTTCAAGGTGATGATCACTGAGCTGGATGTGGATGTGCTCCCAAGACCGAATAGGGCCGAAGGTGCGGATCTGAATATGAACTTTGCCAATTCGGATGAGTATAACCCATTCAAAGACGGCATTACCCCTGAAGCAGAGGCCAGATTAGCCCAGCGATATGCCGATATCTTTGATATTTATGAAAGGCACAAAGACAAGATTACCAGAGTTACGTTCTGGGGATTAGGAGATAGAAACAGCTGGCTAAACAATTTCCCGGTTCGTGGCAGGACAAATTATCCTTTGCTATTTGACAGAAACCTAGATCCGAAAAATGAGGTAATCGAGAAAATAGCCCGTGTGGTTAAATAG
- a CDS encoding SusD/RagB family nutrient-binding outer membrane lipoprotein has translation MKSFKQYILSVTTLLLLGSCDKDFIEINTNPYAVTEIDPALLFAGAQRTHLGNWTAEHTIVQQFVNPYNQGATLGFNFNEDIDGVSNPKWDQSYPGPIKNMMQAMSLLGEDTERSNLYNMLRIWKAQVFMGLVDAYGDVPYFDAGKAVTEGIFFPAYDDDAVIYEDLRKELTEAVSALNPSADYVAEDLFFGSNSESPSGNASAQVEQWKKLGNSLLLRLGMRYSKIDESKAQAIVTQAFNAGVMTSNADNAYVKYDGTLYTQAENSNLRNFSYFNYAAEPFVNQLKSTNDPRGQYILAVYEDPAAVANDLDPDTELANQYGVPVGVISTDLADPNGPYRGARGGGLDYSQLNIYSVVSPAAPDFWVTYAQTSFLLAEAAHRGWIVGNAQTYYENGVKADLKVYALYPHTNPITDAEIETYLAQDGVAYNSTDALNLINTQYWIANIRNGTEAFANFRRSGFPELSPNLSNNNLQGGFARRLSYPDYEASTNTENYTVASEAIGGDNLLSRVFWDIP, from the coding sequence ATGAAATCATTCAAGCAATATATTCTATCAGTAACCACCCTACTCCTTTTGGGAAGCTGTGACAAGGATTTTATAGAAATCAACACAAATCCTTACGCAGTGACAGAAATTGACCCGGCTTTGTTATTTGCCGGAGCCCAAAGAACCCATTTGGGAAATTGGACAGCAGAACATACCATTGTCCAGCAATTTGTAAATCCATACAACCAAGGGGCGACACTGGGATTCAATTTCAATGAGGATATAGACGGAGTAAGTAATCCCAAATGGGATCAATCCTACCCTGGCCCTATTAAGAACATGATGCAGGCCATGAGCCTACTAGGTGAGGATACCGAGCGAAGTAATCTGTACAATATGCTGAGAATATGGAAAGCCCAAGTATTCATGGGCTTGGTTGATGCCTATGGAGACGTGCCCTATTTCGATGCTGGCAAGGCGGTTACTGAAGGGATTTTCTTTCCCGCTTATGATGACGATGCGGTTATATACGAAGATCTGCGAAAGGAATTGACTGAAGCCGTGTCTGCTCTGAATCCGTCTGCGGACTATGTGGCAGAAGATTTATTTTTTGGCAGCAACAGTGAAAGTCCATCAGGAAATGCCTCAGCGCAGGTAGAGCAGTGGAAGAAACTTGGCAATTCGCTGCTTCTAAGATTAGGGATGCGCTACTCGAAAATAGATGAATCCAAAGCACAGGCCATAGTTACCCAGGCATTTAATGCCGGTGTGATGACCTCCAACGCTGACAATGCCTATGTGAAATACGATGGAACCTTATATACCCAAGCTGAAAACAGCAACTTGAGGAATTTCTCCTATTTCAATTATGCGGCTGAGCCATTTGTGAACCAACTGAAGTCAACAAATGATCCCAGGGGCCAATATATACTGGCCGTTTATGAGGATCCTGCTGCTGTGGCAAATGATCTCGATCCAGATACTGAATTAGCCAACCAATATGGTGTTCCCGTAGGCGTGATCAGTACCGATCTGGCGGATCCAAATGGCCCGTACCGGGGAGCCCGGGGTGGTGGACTTGACTATTCCCAGCTGAATATTTATTCGGTGGTGTCACCGGCGGCGCCGGACTTTTGGGTTACGTATGCGCAGACATCCTTCCTGCTGGCTGAAGCCGCACATAGAGGATGGATAGTGGGAAACGCCCAGACCTATTATGAAAATGGCGTAAAAGCTGATTTGAAGGTATATGCGCTTTATCCACATACTAACCCGATCACTGATGCGGAAATCGAAACATACTTGGCTCAAGATGGAGTCGCATATAATTCTACAGATGCCCTGAATCTTATCAATACCCAATATTGGATAGCAAACATCAGGAATGGCACGGAAGCTTTCGCAAACTTTAGAAGGAGTGGTTTCCCGGAATTAAGCCCAAATCTTTCCAACAATAATCTCCAAGGTGGATTTGCAAGACGATTGTCCTATCCTGACTATGAAGCTTCTACCAATACAGAAAATTACACTGTAGCATCCGAAGCTATAGGTGGAGACAATTTACTGTCCAGGGTATTTTGGGATATTCCCTAG
- a CDS encoding SusC/RagA family TonB-linked outer membrane protein — MKNNYLLYGIAVLVHLGAMSQTGHVYASTDLSYSISNLLLYEQPPNQDLAIISGKVTDENGESIPGVTVLIKGTTIGTTTDINGEYTIEFEEENSILVFSFIGFTAQEIPTAGKSIINVTLTIDEKSLEEVVVTALGIEKESKKLGYSATSVNTDELVTNRTTNVMESLEGKVAGLNITPPAAGAGASTQIRLRGQSAFAGANNAPLIVVNGLPMDQGARGVDGGGQQRDRGDNLQNINPDDIESMTVLKGATAAAIYGARAANGAIIITTKAGKGGTGIGVDFTSSYTSSQPLNFLDELAQREYGIGTGGVRPQTQGDAQSYGQFGFGERLDGVPTINFDGEMRPYSAYPYQLYDFLQNGSNWTNTIGISGGTGKGSFRVSFSNVDAKGIQPMNEYTKRIFNVGINHSLSDKLKFQLNINYANEYNLNPPQIGIQGDGAINFFNRMGISTPIAAYRDNAVDPATGAELRTNGFLGTINNPYYPLQGGQYFKERRNRLLGTATLRYELTDWLYAQGRINYDYGTAFTEWNRLNGTGTATLFQDDGTYRGNYDIAQTITTDINADFLIGADKTFDKFSIEASFGGNTWQPQWQNTTQTSSNFVVANLYSIANGTIRNQGYGFSESRVNSLYGLAEFGYNGMLYLNFTGRNDWFSVLNPLNNSKFYPSISGSFIFSELLTNTTWLSYAKLRGSWAEVGSTNGVGTYEGLLTYNINQNQFNGQTLAGVSGNFAPNTNLQPFTVTEKEIGLEVRLFDNRLLLDVAAFEKVTTDQILDVKLSNTSGYTDSKQNTASLKNSGLEFLIEYAPIETANFRWTSSWNSAYLTTKVLDVGNESGTMLVVSFNDTGNEFLGQLRYTEGLPMNQLYTRTYLRNENGDILVTDQGRLRATNSTTPGGEDTNGFLPIGSSIPKHTGGWTNTFTYKKLSVGVHIDYKFGGMVMSSTHLNMLRQGHSILSLQGRREGEDGLIFPGVYDNGEPNTTVVTNLQGFYADYRNLQIGDPFVFKSDFVKLRNVSISYNLTEAISSLSFMQFVKGLSISAAARNLAILYKDLPGLDPEAVQSSGDFRAGYENSSLPTTRNFNVSLNVKF, encoded by the coding sequence ATGAAAAACAACTACTTGTTGTACGGCATTGCTGTGCTCGTGCATCTGGGTGCCATGTCCCAAACGGGACATGTGTACGCATCCACAGACCTAAGTTACAGTATCTCAAACCTATTATTATACGAACAGCCTCCCAATCAAGACCTGGCAATCATTTCCGGTAAAGTAACTGATGAAAATGGGGAGTCCATACCGGGAGTTACCGTACTTATCAAAGGCACTACTATAGGTACCACCACGGACATCAACGGTGAATACACCATAGAATTTGAGGAGGAAAACAGTATCCTGGTCTTTTCCTTTATTGGGTTCACTGCCCAAGAAATCCCGACCGCAGGAAAATCCATAATCAACGTAACGCTGACAATAGACGAGAAATCACTTGAAGAAGTGGTGGTTACCGCATTGGGAATAGAAAAAGAGTCCAAAAAACTGGGATATTCGGCCACTTCGGTGAACACAGATGAACTGGTGACCAACAGAACCACAAATGTAATGGAGTCTTTGGAAGGAAAAGTAGCAGGGCTGAATATAACTCCTCCTGCTGCAGGTGCCGGTGCCAGTACCCAGATCAGATTGAGGGGGCAGTCGGCTTTTGCCGGAGCCAATAACGCCCCACTGATAGTCGTCAATGGACTCCCGATGGATCAGGGCGCAAGAGGGGTAGATGGAGGCGGCCAACAACGGGACCGTGGTGACAACCTTCAAAATATCAACCCCGATGATATTGAAAGCATGACCGTGCTCAAAGGTGCAACTGCTGCTGCCATCTATGGCGCAAGAGCTGCCAATGGAGCGATCATAATCACGACCAAAGCCGGCAAGGGAGGTACAGGCATTGGGGTGGATTTCACCTCAAGTTATACCAGTTCCCAGCCCCTGAATTTTCTAGACGAACTGGCCCAGAGAGAATATGGGATCGGGACAGGTGGAGTCAGACCCCAGACACAAGGTGACGCACAGTCTTATGGGCAATTTGGGTTTGGCGAAAGGCTGGACGGAGTACCCACCATAAACTTTGATGGAGAAATGCGCCCCTATTCAGCCTACCCATATCAACTATACGATTTCCTGCAAAACGGATCAAACTGGACAAATACCATAGGTATTTCAGGAGGAACCGGAAAGGGAAGTTTTAGGGTATCTTTTTCCAATGTGGATGCAAAAGGTATCCAGCCCATGAACGAATACACCAAAAGGATATTCAACGTAGGCATCAACCACAGCCTGTCGGATAAACTTAAATTCCAGTTAAACATCAATTATGCCAACGAGTACAATCTGAATCCTCCACAAATCGGGATCCAAGGAGATGGTGCTATCAACTTCTTCAACAGGATGGGAATATCGACCCCCATAGCCGCATATAGAGATAATGCCGTAGATCCAGCAACAGGTGCCGAATTGAGGACAAATGGATTTCTAGGAACCATAAACAATCCTTACTACCCACTTCAAGGCGGCCAATATTTCAAAGAAAGAAGGAACAGACTTTTGGGAACAGCTACCTTGCGGTATGAACTAACCGATTGGCTCTATGCTCAGGGAAGGATAAACTATGATTATGGGACAGCCTTCACAGAATGGAACAGACTGAATGGCACCGGAACTGCTACACTGTTCCAAGACGATGGAACCTACCGGGGCAATTATGACATTGCACAGACCATCACCACAGATATCAATGCGGACTTTTTGATCGGGGCAGATAAAACCTTTGATAAATTCTCTATTGAAGCAAGTTTTGGAGGAAACACCTGGCAACCCCAGTGGCAAAACACCACCCAAACTTCCAGCAATTTTGTGGTTGCAAACCTATATTCTATTGCAAACGGAACCATCAGGAACCAAGGCTACGGCTTTTCAGAAAGCCGTGTGAATTCCTTGTATGGATTGGCGGAATTTGGTTATAACGGTATGCTTTACCTCAACTTTACAGGTAGAAATGATTGGTTTTCGGTATTGAACCCTTTAAATAATTCCAAATTTTATCCTTCCATCTCAGGTAGTTTTATTTTCTCTGAATTACTGACCAATACCACCTGGCTATCCTATGCCAAACTACGTGGATCATGGGCAGAAGTAGGGAGCACAAACGGAGTGGGGACTTACGAAGGACTCCTGACTTACAACATAAACCAAAATCAATTTAATGGTCAGACTTTAGCTGGTGTAAGCGGGAATTTTGCTCCCAATACTAATCTACAGCCATTTACAGTCACTGAAAAGGAAATCGGTCTGGAAGTACGCCTATTCGATAACAGATTATTGCTGGATGTCGCTGCTTTCGAAAAAGTAACCACGGATCAGATTCTAGACGTAAAACTTTCCAATACTTCAGGATATACCGATTCCAAGCAAAATACTGCGTCATTGAAAAACAGTGGACTGGAATTCCTCATTGAGTACGCTCCAATTGAAACAGCCAATTTTCGTTGGACGAGTAGCTGGAACAGTGCCTACCTTACCACTAAGGTATTGGATGTGGGAAATGAAAGCGGAACCATGTTGGTGGTTTCTTTCAACGACACGGGGAATGAGTTTCTAGGCCAGCTACGGTACACCGAAGGCTTACCTATGAACCAGCTTTACACCCGAACCTACCTGAGAAATGAGAATGGTGACATACTGGTAACTGATCAAGGTCGGCTAAGAGCCACTAATTCCACTACTCCGGGAGGAGAAGACACCAATGGATTTCTACCGATCGGGAGCTCTATCCCTAAGCATACAGGAGGCTGGACAAACACATTTACCTACAAGAAATTGAGTGTTGGTGTACATATAGATTACAAGTTTGGTGGAATGGTAATGTCCTCCACCCATCTGAATATGCTGAGACAAGGGCACTCCATACTTTCCCTTCAAGGGAGACGAGAGGGGGAAGATGGACTGATATTTCCTGGTGTATATGACAACGGGGAGCCAAACACTACGGTCGTGACCAATTTACAAGGCTTTTATGCTGACTATAGAAACCTACAAATCGGTGATCCATTTGTTTTCAAATCGGATTTTGTAAAGCTGAGAAATGTATCCATATCCTACAACTTAACCGAAGCCATAAGCAGTTTGTCATTTATGCAATTTGTGAAAGGCCTCTCCATATCAGCTGCAGCCCGAAATCTCGCAATTCTTTATAAAGATCTGCCAGGTTTGGATCCTGAAGCGGTACAATCCTCAGGGGATTTCAGGGCTGGTTACGAAAACTCTTCCCTGCCTACTACCCGAAATTTTAACGTCAGCTTAAATGTTAAATTCTAA